One genomic region from Actinomycetota bacterium encodes:
- the rpmE gene encoding 50S ribosomal protein L31, translating to MKQNIHPEYKVATVHCSCGNTFQTRSTRSDLRVEICSNCHPFYTGKQKLVDTGGRVERFQRRYAKQQQPG from the coding sequence ATGAAGCAGAACATCCATCCCGAGTACAAGGTCGCGACGGTCCACTGTTCGTGCGGCAACACGTTCCAGACCCGCAGCACGAGGTCGGACCTGCGCGTCGAGATCTGCTCGAACTGCCACCCCTTCTACACGGGCAAGCAGAAGCTCGTGGACACGGGGGGGCGCGTCGAGCGCTTCCAGCGTCGCTACGCCAAGCAACAACAGCCGGGTTGA